Within the Sarcophilus harrisii chromosome 2, mSarHar1.11, whole genome shotgun sequence genome, the region GGTGTTTCAATGCTTTAATCTAGGGCAAGAAAGTAAAGCAACTGAGCCTAGTATGACTGAGGGAATGGCGGAGACAACCTTTAAGTgcctacttgaagcaagggacaTTGTGCTGGAGGCTaatacaaaagaacaaaaacctaagataatcaggaaaggcttcccataGGAGTTGGCATGGAGTTGTGAAAAAATTTGGGGGCTCAAATGGACTCCAGCTTTCATGAATCAATAATGCAACATGGCTATCAAAAATGCTAATGGGATCTAGGGCTGCATTAAGGGAAGAACTGAACAAAGTGTGGTCTTCATTTGATCCTGTCCTGGACATGCCTGAAGTGCTGTCCCCAGTCCTAATTATTACACATTTTAGCCCGCACCCTGAAAAAAGGAGCATGGCCAAGATGGTTCAGGAAGAGAGGTCATGGCTCAGAAGGACTAGACACGAAGGGCCTCCACAGTATTgtcttgttctgcttggccccagagacCATGAGGTGGATTTTTGATTTGATGGAAATACAAAAATTCCTAACTTTTCAACTGTGGAATGACtacctcagggaggtcagagatTGCCCCATCATTGGACTTCTTCATCTAGAAGCATGATAGTATGGGCTCTAAATAGAGTAAGGGAAAGCAGGGCAGGATAGTCCTGTTTAGGTATCTCGGACTAGATGTTCTCTAAAATCCTTGCCAATGCTGAGATTCTCCTCTTTGGAGTAGCCAAAGAACTTTGCCCCTCTTATAAAAGAGATATGTATCTGAACTAACAGTGGATGTGCCAGAGAGCAGGATGGGGGAGCCAGCACCCCTGGAGAccagaagaaaggaggaaggctAGTATGCAAATGCTCTTAGTACAAGAAATCTGCCTTGGTCATCCTGAATGGTAGTGGGACATTTCACTGTAAAACCAGCAAGGGTGGGCAGAGACTAGGGGTGGGACTTACCTGTATGGGGTCCCTGGGGCAGAGGTCCCCTCTTCCATAGGAGGAGCTGCAATGACGCTGTAGCTAGCTCCACTGTATGGTACTGGGGCCAGGGTGATCTGCTGCAGGTCAGATACTCCCATTGGTCCCTCTCCAGCAAAGCTACTCCCAGACTCGGCCACATGCAGGGTAACTACTTGAGGAGAAGCTCCTGGGGGGTTGGGCTCTCCAGGAGGGGACGAGAGCTCTGCTCGGACACCATCTGATTTCACCACAGCCACCTGCCATGGGAGTGAGTAATGGGTTGTTACCAAGGGGACAATAAGGCGATTCCATGCCCACCTTCATCATGTACCCCACCCCAACTGGCCGGCTCTTCGTTGTTCCCTGAACACACCACACTGCCAGGCCCCACCTCTGCTCGTGTTCTGGCTTCCTAGAGAGAGCACCCCCCCAATTCTTGCCTACCTAGGCAGGGATGCCAAACACCTCCCCAGGAGTATAAGTGCCAGAAGTGGGGCCAGGAAGCTCACACCACTGCCTGCTGTTACAGCTTCAATGAATGCAAAGTTAGAAAAGACCTTTGAGAAGATCTCATCTAACCCCTCCTGGATCAGAGGAAGAaatctgaggcccagagagggaagCGACTTGCCTAATTTCATTATGCTGCTAAGTAGCAGTgacaatttgaacccaggcctgatgctctttccactacagcCTCAGTTCTCACCTCAGCCTTCTGAGCCTCAGGCTCCTCATCTATCTTATGAGGATACCTTCTCTCAAAGGGATGCTTGATGGGAGGTATTTGACAAAGATTAAAGTGGGGTTTTTTTCTTCAGCATCACCTCCTCTGGGAAGCCTTCTCTATTCACTGCTTCCCCTACCATTCTCTATTAGTAGTTTACAGCAAAAATGCTTCACCACCTGGAGtccatggacttttttttttaatggtttgctaattattttaatataattgttttcatttacaacattatgtgttttatttgtaaatttcaaaagattattctgagaaggaatctaTAGGTGTGACTGCCCAGCCAAAAGGGATCCACAACACAAAAATTAAGAATCCCAGTTTAAAAAGTGCAGGTCTTGTCACCCCAACTAGACTCTGGGCTCagcagaggcagagagaatgaACTATTTTCCTCACTTCCTTCCACTGTTCCCAATAAGGATCTAAGCATACAGGCAGCTTGGGAAATACttgatattttggggaaaatatggaCTCTCTCGAGAACTGGGATTTGATGTAAGGAGCTCCTCCAGAGTCCCACCTGTAGCGCAGCTCCCCCCAGCTCCCGCTGGGTACTCATGTTCAGCAGTAAGTCCAGAGCTGTCTGAGTGGCAAGGGCTGTGGACTCTTCAGCTCCTAAGGGTGAAGATGGGTatcaaggaaaggaagaggggagaaaattggTAACCAGAGATCCCGACTCTCTCACCGTTGCCCTGCTCCCTGCCCCTCACCTTTTGAAAGCCTTACCTTGCTGGTAGATGATTGTGGCACCCCCTAGGGACTCGGGACACAGCAGTGGAGAGGTCTCAGGAGGTGCTGACTCTGGGAGGGCCTGGGGAACAGGGCATGCCTTTGGGCCCAGCCTGGCCTCTGTTCTCATTTCCCCCAAACTGGGTCCTGTCCTCACCTCCCCCACTTCCCGACCCATCCTCCCTCTGCCCCACTCCTGCCCCTCACTCACCTCTGGGGACCCTGGTGGCTCCAGGGGGGCAGGCCCAGGGAGCACGGGGCGCTGCCCATGCTGCTGCTTCAGCTCCTCTATCTGCTGCCTTGAAAAGAAAGGCCGGCGGCGGCACGGCGGCTCCTCAGGATGGCGCCGACCCCACTCCTCGAAGCTGGCCGAGTGCCGGCAGCGCACATGCAGTCGGAGGTTCTTTTTGTGCCTGGTAGTGAAGTGGCAGAACTCACAGGCAAAGGGCTTGGCTCctgtggggaagggaagaggaatggCACACCTGGAGGAACGCCCTGCCTGTCCACAGGCTACATCCGAGCAGGGTGAATCAAGTTCCACCAAGAattatagaaaagggaaaaagcttAGGCCACCAAATGTGAAATCTGAACGGGTGGCAGAGGGAATgtagtccaactctttcattttgcagaggTGGAAACAGTGACCCAGGTGCTAAAATGATGTTTAAGATCATACAGCTGTCACAGTGGGGCCTGGAACCCAGTCTTTGCCTCCAGGTGCAGTGCTCTTCCCACTAAGGTAGTTCCTTGTCTTCCTAAGTAGGCTGTGAGCTCACCCAGGAGGTGAGAGCCTAGCCTGGCCCCTTCTAAAGGGCCCCATTACCCTCCACCATGTAAATGGTGGAGGTAGGGCTAGATGTTGTCAAATGACTTGGTTTCTCATTCTAGTTCTGCCCCTGACTTGCTGGGCGGCTTTTAAAATGTGCCTTCCTTTCTGAAGCCTCAAATGCCTTCTCTTTAAGATCCTGCTTCCATTACTCTTCTTGCAGAGTTGTTCTGCAGACTGAATAAAGCATAAAAACACTTTTTGAAGTGGAAATTATTATGGTTATCACAGGCTTATTAGCACAGAGCAGTTTCTGGATATATGTGTGCTATATTCGATTTACTTTCTTTTACCACTGGTaaactttttccttatttcaaaagTTCCTTTAATAGCCTATCCAGGATGTCTTTATTCTTAGGCTGTAAGTGCCTCTGGGGTTAGGGGATTCACTTCACAAAGCTACTTTTATGTGTTCGAGTTGATTTGAGGATTTAGGGTAATGAGATAAAGTTTGAGAGGAAAGCAGAAGGGAAGACCAGGAAGTATTTGGCAGTTGGGGGGGGTACCAGAGCTTCAGGGCacagtggaggaggaggaggaggaggaggaggtaccAAGAATGGCAGGCTGACCTGTGTGTTTAACAGCCacatgagaaagcaaaaaatctTCTCGGAAGGTCCGGTAGGGGCAGAAGTTGCACTTGAAAGGCTTGTCACTGACATGGGAGAGCTGATGATTCAGTAGAAGCTTCTTGTCTTCACAGACAAACTCACAGAACTCACACTTGAACCTGGGGTTGGGCGCATGAGTAACTAGAGAAGCCAGGAAGGGGGTTGGAGAGCCCATAAGCCAAGGTCCTTGAAGGACAGGGTCAAAGGGCACTCCCCCACATCCTCCCTTGCTCTCTATCCCCCAAGGAACTAAGACTTTCATTAAGAAGAACAATAATACTTACTATGATGATTATGGCTGACAtagcattttacaaagaaatttttttcacaaaagcCCAGTGGGGGAGGCAGTAAAAGAATTACTATTCCCTTTTGAAAGGGGTGCTAAATGGTAGCTCTAATGGTAACAACATGAACATCACTTTTTCTGAAGGCACTATAAGATGATACCTGCGGTTTGCAATGGCTTGGATATGTGTCAGTAAATGCATCTTGAAAGTATATCTCTTCTTAAAGGACTTTCCACACTGCAAATTATAAGATAGAGGAAAAGTAGGATTCATGCACAGCATAAGCACCCTCCCAGCCCTGCCTGCTCCTCCCCAATCCCTCCTGGGCCCCGTCCATCCACCTTGTCACACATATGGGGCTTCTCGGTGCTATGGGTTTTCATGTGTTGCGTGAGCCGTTTCTGCATTGGGTAGACTCTGCTGCACACAGGGCAGGGGAAGGAGCTCAGTTTCGGGGGCTGCAAGGGCACAGGGACAGAAGGGATAGATGGCACAGCTCATACAACATATCTCACTTCCCTCTGGAAAAATGCCTCCCACCGTGCCCAAACCCAGCCCAGGTTTCCAGACTCACAGGTTCTGGCCTCTTCTTCCTGTAGGGGAGAGATGTGTGCAGGTCAGCCAAGTCCCCTGGACCCAGACCCTCAGTAGCCTAGACCCAAGTACCCACAGTCCCCACTCTAAGTGTCCTTCCATTCTAAGAGTTTTCCCCAACCCTGAAAGTGACGCTGCCCACCCAACAATTAAAACATTTGTGGGGCTTTATGGCTGCAAAGCTTTCTCTCTTGAGGCAAATAATCACAGTGGTTTCATTATTCCTCTTTTCCAAAGGACACACCTGATGTCCAGAAGGCTGAAGGCCCAGGCTTCCTGGCCCCAGTCTAGTGCTCTTGCATATGCCTTTTCTGAGCTAAGGACCATGGAGGAGTCCCCACCCCTCTGAACCTCAAGTCCTTCATCTATAACGCAGCGATAGTAACTCTAGCACGAGACTTCCCTGACTAGACTACTGTGAAGATCACAAGAATGTGTGTTAGGTGTAAGGAGTGCCCAGGGTCAAGCAGGGTCATGCGGGATTGCCCTGGCTCCCTGTCAGTTCCCCAAAGGCACGGCTGCCCCCACTGACCGGTCCCGGTTGTGCACTGCCGAGTGCCGGACGACATCCTTCCTGTACACGCTGGTGTAGCTGCACTCCTCGCATTTGTAGGGTTTGCTGCCCACGTGGTTGAACATGTGCTCCTAGAGGGGCCGGCAGGATAACAGACTGAGAAGGGGCCCTGAGGTCCAGAGTCAGAGGCCGGGGTCATTCCCCTCCCCACCAGAGACCTTGAGAGCTTGTTTAATACAAAATAACCACAGACTTCACCCCCCTGCTCACCCCAGAatcccagaatgtcagagctgtgAGACCTTAGAGCCCAGAATGCCAGAAttaaaaggactttgaaaaagaaatgtctAAGCTGGAAGAGGTTTGAAGGACCATGCGTCACACTACATCCTCAAGGGAAATGATGCTCACAGTCACAGGGCCAAGTCTCCAAACTAAGCGGCTGTCCGACACCAGAACCAGCCCCTTCTATGGCCCCGCTGTGGTGCTCTCCTTCCCACCTGTGAACCCCATCTCTTGCCCACCTTGAGAGAGGACCAGCGGCGGGAGCGGTAGCTGCACTGCAGACATTTGAAGAGCTGGGGGTCTCCAGCCTCATGGGAGTTAACATGAAAACGAAGATCCTCATGGGATAGGAAGCGAGAGCCACAAATTCGGCAAAGGTAGGGTCGCAGCAGGGGTTTGGGGGACTTATAATAGTATCTGGTGAGGGTGGAAAGAGCTAGGTTTAATGATGGGAAatgaattgggggtggggggtagcCCCACACAGCGTTCTCCTCCCCCCTCACCTTTGCCCCATGTACTTGCGGTATTTCTTGCCCAGGAAGCGTCGGGAGGGCCGGCCACGTCGTCGCGGGGGTACGTCTGCATCATCTCTGGCATTAGGAACTGTGTTCTCTGCATCTGACTGGCTCACACTGGGCTCCACCTGCCCCTCGCTGTTCCCACAGGGCTCCGGGCCTGATGAGCTAGTGGCCTCCAGTCCTTGCAGTTCTGGGATGCTTTGTCCACTCTGAGAGGTGACCAGTGACTCTGCTTCCACCCCTGTAATGAATAAGACCCTCACAGACAGGCTGTCAGAGACATGGCAGCCCTGCACAAAGAAAGATGGTCTTGGAATTGGGGGACTAGGTTCAAGTCCCAATAACGTAGCTCTGCGTGAGATCTGGGGCTAATCACTTCaactaagtctcagtttccccatttgtaaattgGCAGGGTTAGAGGAGATGGTCTCTAAAGACCTCTCCACCGCTCCACATTCTGTGACTCTTGAAGTCAGCATAAGCACCTGTAAAATATAACCTACCTACCTTCAGAAAtgttgaggttcaaatgagatcagAGAAAAGATGCATGGAAGAGTCTAAAGTGCTATACACTCAAGCTTTAAGGGACACTTATAAGTAACTCAGATTTCTAGTTTTGTGCACTTTTAAAGCACTTTCTCCACAATGACACATTGAAAAAGATAGTATAAacacattatccccattttattgatgagaaaactgagtctctgaGATATTAACAGACTTTTTTTAGAGTTCTAGTGCTAGATGTCAGACCTGAGGTTCAAAGGCAGATTCCAGTCTAGAAGTACTGTCTCTCTACAGGGTTCACGATACCACAGCTTGCaaccttctcccctcccttcttcccccaaccaTCCCATACCCTGTCCCCAGGCTTACCCTCTGGAGGAGTGGGGAGATCGAGGCGGGGCAGCTTTCGCGGCCTCCCAGGTCTCCTTCGGGGACGTTCAGCACTGGAGGTGGGTATGGGGCGCTGGGGGCGTGGCTGCCGAGACCTGGGCTCATCTTCTGCAGGGTTGTAATCGCTGTCCTCTAGCAAAGGGAGAACAAAGAACGGTATGTGAAGTTCCCTCCATCTTCTCCCACGGCCGTCCTCCCTTCCAGCTCCCAGGGCTCACCTTCCAGGTCATCAATGGCTCCAGCATCAACAAtgtcatcatcttcttcttcctctggCCCTTCCTCCTCCTGGGGTTTAGCTGAAGCTCCCCACTTCCTGGAACGTGCCTTCTTTAATGCTGCTGTTGTAGAGGCTATGGGAGAGTGAGAAGGGGAAGCAAGCCAATTTGTCCCCCAGGCTTGATCACCAAGAGCTCCTTCCCATCCTGCTTGTAGGAAGCCAAGAATACATTAACCAAGGTTTCCCAGCACTTTAGTTAGAGAGGACCTTAGAGGATAAAGTGCAGCAGGCCGGAACAGGAAGGGGCTTAGAACCCACTGTCAGAACTGAAAGGTCCTCAGAAACCACCTGGTTCAAGTCTCCTTTTAAAgaggagcaaactgaggcaggagGTGACattttgctcaagatcacacccCCAAAGCCATGTCAGAGCCAGGACTCTGAGCCAGGGTCCCACTGCTAGAACTGGCTTCTGATTGCCGCCCCTCCCTACCCCCCATCTCCCACGCACCAGGGCGGAAGTGCCTCTCCCTCATGTGTCTGAGCAGGGTGCCCTTGGAGCTGCTTCGGTACTGGCACATTTTGCACTTGAATTGCTGTACAACCACCACCTCCATCATAGCCTCCAGGCTCTGCAGGTCTGGCTCTTCCGAGGGTCCTGGAGGGGGCTCGGCAGGTGGGGAGCACTCCTGAGCTTCAGCTGGCTCCATGCAAGTAGAGGTAGACGTGGGGCCATCAGACAAGGCCTCAATGGCTGCCAAACTGTGGGCCAGAGCGGAGCTGGACATCGGGGACACCATGGGGGCACCTGTGGAAGCAAGAGGGTGAGGACTGCCCCACTTTTTTCAACAGAAGCCCTGACctgcttcctttctttcaaaGAATCAGAAGATGTCAGGGCAGAAGAGATTGTAGAGTACAAGTCCCCATTGTAAAGATAGGGAAAATAACGTCCACAGGAAGGACTATAACTTCGACAACATTAGTGTTAGTGGATGAGCCAAGCCTGGGATTCCCAATTCCAGATCCATTCTCTCTTATCCTTATACTTCCCTTCACTTCTTTCCTACAGTTCTCCCTCGAACCCCAATGACCAGCGGCCAGTCTAGTGCTCACCATCATCTGGGCCCTGAAGAATCAAATACTGGGTAGTTTCAGCGCCACCATCTTCCGCACTTGTCACTGCGATGCAGCCTGGAAGAGAATCCAAACTCACTGTTCCCGAAGACACCAGCCCAACTCAGATCCACCAGGTTCATCACCTTggatctctcttttcctccctcctctgcaCATTCACTCACCAGCTAAACATTCTCTAACATCCAGCTCTAGTCTCATTTCTTCCAGGAAGCTGAATCTAAATGATCTAGACCATGTCTGATAGCTCTCACTTACTCTTGGGTACATGCTGTGATACACTATCATTCAACATTGAGTGTTGCCTCTCAAACAAAAGGTACAAAACTGGAAGAGATTTGGGGAACCCATTTAGTCTAACTCCCTTGCTTTgcaaatgagaaagctgaagtccaaagcaagaaaaagactccccaaaatcacacagccagtTAATGAGACTGCACTGAGACCTAGGTCTTCTGAGCACCAGGCAACGACTGTTTCTAGCATGTTACAGTGCCTCTAACAGGTGAGCCAAGAAGCCAAGAAGCTGGGACTTGGGAAGCCTGCTGGGCATGGCAGGGGAGCcgaaaaagcaagaagaaatgcACTAATCCCAGTCCCACACACATCAGCCCCCATGCTTACTCTGAATAAGGTCTGGCCCAATAGTTGACTCAATGATCTTGTCAATAGCAGAGCCCAAATCGGAGGAGGAGGCAGTGGAGTCAGAGACCAGCATGGCGGCATCGGCAAGTACACTGGAGTGCACCAGCACGGGGGCCCCTGCCGATCCACTTGACACTAATGTCGATGGGCCGATGGAGGACGAGTCTGGCAGATAGCCCTGAGGGGTGGCATCCCGGCTGGAACTGCTTTCAGATACTTCCTCCTGCAGATCAAATCATAGTAGTTCAACCACAGCCTCTCCAGCACTCTCAACCCCAGACTTAAGGACATGTTGGTGACATATCAAGGGCACTCTGCATTGTCTCCAAAGGGAGAAGGCCAGCACCGGGTCACACTGTCTCTTATCCCGAGTTACCACATCTTAGGTTCCCAGTTAGGATAATTAAGGAGTTTCTGGACACATTGGATCCCCTAAAAGCCCTGAGCTCCCCTGTCTGTGCTTTTGTTCCCACTACTTTCTACACTCAAAAATGTCCCACCTGCTGAATAAATCAGGGTGAATAAACAGGATTAGTTCCTCTAATATACTGgacctttttttttgtattaaggACAGATTTGTGCTGTCATGGATAAAGGCAAATTATagtgaggaaatttcctctcTCATTTGGGATAAACGACTTTTCTGCAATTTCTAATTGTAGAGAATTGCCAGGGGGCATAGAGGCTTTAAATAAGTTGCCCATGTAATATGTGTAAAAGGCAATATTTAAAGCCAgaatttcctgatttcaaggataGTTCTCTATTTACTTTACCAGTAGATTTCCAACTTTTTTCATAGCGATATGACCCTTCAGGTTAAACAAAATTTTGACAGAGCCCTTGTAGTAAagttctctgaaattatttttaatgaccaAGTGCTCGGTCCTTACAGAGAAATTGAACTGTTCCATACggcctctctccctttctttatccACTGAATTCCTATCCATTCTTTAAAGTTCAATTCAAATGCtatttccaagaagcctttcttgatccctaACAACTTTCATTAGATTTTTCACAGCACCTTAACTTTTTCAATGCACTTAATTATAATTTCACATATAACAAAATACTTTAATCTGagacttttttttatcttaaacaGCAAAAGGACTCCATCTTATCTAAGTTTCCCCAGCGCTTATTCTGGGCAATTAATTCTGCACTTAATGATTTGCAAAATTTGTTGCAATGATGAATGGAATATAGCAAGAGATTATCTTTTATGCAAAAATATAATTGTTATGTGATGTTttgaggggtggagggaggtaaGCCCCACGCCCACCATAACACGGcaattctctcttccctttgaaTGTTTTGTCCATGTTAACTActtaatgagaaaaaaggaaggaaggaaacatgtGAACTGGAGAAAAGCGGCTGTCGGGAAGGGGACAGTGTTCAGACGGAGGGCGGAGAGAGCTCTTCCCGCAGCCCTCCCCTCCTCAGTGGCTGTGCCAGGCTCAGCCCCCCCGCCCCGCTGCGGTACCAGGGAGCGGGCGCCGAGGTCCGAGCTCTGCCCCACCACGGAGTCGCCCGCCTCTGACAAGAGGCCGGGCCCGGGGGCGGCGTCGCTGCTGTCGGCCGACACGGCCTCCGAGGTGCCCACGTCCAGCCCGCTCTCGGAGGGCTCCTCGCGGGCGCGCCGGGGGGCCGCGTCGCTGCTGCTTTCCACCTCATTCTCCTCCATCGGTGGCCCTGGCGCGTCCAGGGGCCGGGCACGGCCGGCCTCACCAGGGCCGTCTGGCGGAGCGCCGTGCGAGGGTCCCGGGGACTCGCGGCAGCCCCGCCTCCTGGCCGCAGGGCACGGCCGGCCAGAGCGCCGGGCGCGAAGCCCAACACCCCGCGGGGGCTGCTCTGGGCCAGCGGGTCAGGGCGAGGTCGGGGCCTTCACTCTGCAGGGAGCAACAGACAAGGGGGCGTCCATGAGCCCTCCCACAGGCCGGCGCGCCCCCCCCACGCCacaaaggggaaactgaggcaccggCCGGCGTGCGGCGTATCGGGGACGCGAACGGAAGGGTCCTGGGGAAACGCGGCCCAGCGGACCCGGGCCCGCCACTTCGGAGGCACCATCCCACCCAAAGGGGACCGTGGCGCTGGCCACTGCCCCACACTGCTCTTCGCTCCCGCCCCAGGCCCGGAGTCAAGGCGGCGCCCCGGGGCAATGGTATGCTCTGTGCCCTCCGGCTCTCCCCCAGCCCCGGGATCAGTGGTACAGCCCATTGGTCCCCTGGGTCAGTGGCTCGTTCCCCACTCTGtacccccctccccctctttcccccagtGGAGGGGGTTGACTGCGGCGATCCCGGGGCCTTGGCGGCTGAGGGCTGTCCCAAGCGTTGCCTGTGTTCCGGCCCCGACGCCATCTTGTGGAGGCATTGGGTTTCCGCTCAGGCAAGTGCGAAAGCGACTAAAAGATCGGGGACCCCGGGGCCCTGTTCGGGCAGCCCCGCCGGCCCGGGACCTCGTCGCTAGTCACCGCCAAAG harbors:
- the ZNF335 gene encoding zinc finger protein 335 isoform X2, translating into MEENEVESSSDAAPRRAREEPSESGLDVGTSEAVSADSSDAAPGPGLLSEAGDSVVGQSSDLGARSLEEVSESSSSRDATPQGYLPDSSSIGPSTLVSSGSAGAPVLVHSSVLADAAMLVSDSTASSSDLGSAIDKIIESTIGPDLIQSCIAVTSAEDGGAETTQYLILQGPDDGAPMVSPMSSSALAHSLAAIEALSDGPTSTSTCMEPAEAQECSPPAEPPPGPSEEPDLQSLEAMMEVVVVQQFKCKMCQYRSSSKGTLLRHMRERHFRPASTTAALKKARSRKWGASAKPQEEEGPEEEEDDDIVDAGAIDDLEEDSDYNPAEDEPRSRQPRPQRPIPTSSAERPRRRPGRPRKLPRLDLPTPPEGVEAESLVTSQSGQSIPELQGLEATSSSGPEPCGNSEGQVEPSVSQSDAENTVPNARDDADVPPRRRGRPSRRFLGKKYRKYYYKSPKPLLRPYLCRICGSRFLSHEDLRFHVNSHEAGDPQLFKCLQCSYRSRRWSSLKEHMFNHVGSKPYKCEECSYTSVYRKDVVRHSAVHNRDRKKRPEPPPKLSSFPCPVCSRVYPMQKRLTQHMKTHSTEKPHMCDKCGKSFKKRYTFKMHLLTHIQAIANRRFKCEFCEFVCEDKKLLLNHQLSHVSDKPFKCNFCPYRTFREDFLLSHVAVKHTGAKPFACEFCHFTTRHKKNLRLHVRCRHSASFEEWGRRHPEEPPCRRRPFFSRQQIEELKQQHGQRPVLPGPAPLEPPGSPEALPESAPPETSPLLCPESLGGATIIYQQGAEESTALATQTALDLLLNMSTQRELGGAALQVAVVKSDGVRAELSSPPGEPNPPGASPQVVTLHVAESGSSFAGEGPMGVSDLQQITLAPVPYSGASYSVIAAPPMEEGTSAPGTPYSQEPPGEAAQAVVVSDALKEPSTHYIMAADGTQLHHIELSADGGVSFSGSGASDPPDTGAKWPLLQCGGRPMGRDAPPAPPSPARALRAGVTPAESRGPPTSASPPLPATKALGLVVPSPPPSSSTAAATAAKKFSCKICSEAFPGRAEMESHKRAHTGPSTFKCPDCPFVSHLWPEVRAHMVQHSSLRPHQCSQCSFASKNKKDLRRHTLTHTNEKPFSCHLCGQRFNRNGHLKFHIQRLHSPDGRKPGPPVPRAPPRTSTQTIILNSDDDTLATLHTALQSSHGVLGPDRLQQALGQEHIIVAQEQTVSNQEEATYIQEITTADGQMVQHLVTSDNQVQYIISQDGVQHLLPQEYVVVPEGHHIQVQEGQITHIQYEQGTPFLQESQIQYVPVSPGQQIVTQAQLEAAAHSAVTAVADAAMAQAQGLFNTEEAMPEHIQQLQHQGIEYDVITLTDD
- the ZNF335 gene encoding zinc finger protein 335 isoform X1; translated protein: MEENEVESSSDAAPRRAREEPSESGLDVGTSEAVSADSSDAAPGPGLLSEAGDSVVGQSSDLGARSLEEVSESSSSRDATPQGYLPDSSSIGPSTLVSSGSAGAPVLVHSSVLADAAMLVSDSTASSSDLGSAIDKIIESTIGPDLIQSCIAVTSAEDGGAETTQYLILQGPDDGAPMVSPMSSSALAHSLAAIEALSDGPTSTSTCMEPAEAQECSPPAEPPPGPSEEPDLQSLEAMMEVVVVQQFKCKMCQYRSSSKGTLLRHMRERHFRPASTTAALKKARSRKWGASAKPQEEEGPEEEEDDDIVDAGAIDDLEEDSDYNPAEDEPRSRQPRPQRPIPTSSAERPRRRPGRPRKLPRLDLPTPPEGVEAESLVTSQSGQSIPELQGLEATSSSGPEPCGNSEGQVEPSVSQSDAENTVPNARDDADVPPRRRGRPSRRFLGKKYRKYMGQRYYYKSPKPLLRPYLCRICGSRFLSHEDLRFHVNSHEAGDPQLFKCLQCSYRSRRWSSLKEHMFNHVGSKPYKCEECSYTSVYRKDVVRHSAVHNRDRKKRPEPPPKLSSFPCPVCSRVYPMQKRLTQHMKTHSTEKPHMCDKCGKSFKKRYTFKMHLLTHIQAIANRRFKCEFCEFVCEDKKLLLNHQLSHVSDKPFKCNFCPYRTFREDFLLSHVAVKHTGAKPFACEFCHFTTRHKKNLRLHVRCRHSASFEEWGRRHPEEPPCRRRPFFSRQQIEELKQQHGQRPVLPGPAPLEPPGSPEALPESAPPETSPLLCPESLGGATIIYQQGAEESTALATQTALDLLLNMSTQRELGGAALQVAVVKSDGVRAELSSPPGEPNPPGASPQVVTLHVAESGSSFAGEGPMGVSDLQQITLAPVPYSGASYSVIAAPPMEEGTSAPGTPYSQEPPGEAAQAVVVSDALKEPSTHYIMAADGTQLHHIELSADGGVSFSGSGASDPPDTGAKWPLLQCGGRPMGRDAPPAPPSPARALRAGVTPAESRGPPTSASPPLPATKALGLVVPSPPPSSSTAAATAAKKFSCKICSEAFPGRAEMESHKRAHTGPSTFKCPDCPFVSHLWPEVRAHMVQHSSLRPHQCSQCSFASKNKKDLRRHTLTHTNEKPFSCHLCGQRFNRNGHLKFHIQRLHSPDGRKPGPPVPRAPPRTSTQTIILNSDDDTLATLHTALQSSHGVLGPDRLQQALGQEHIIVAQEQTVSNQEEATYIQEITTADGQMVQHLVTSDNQVQYIISQDGVQHLLPQEYVVVPEGHHIQVQEGQITHIQYEQGTPFLQESQIQYVPVSPGQQIVTQAQLEAAAHSAVTAVADAAMAQAQGLFNTEEAMPEHIQQLQHQGIEYDVITLTDD